In one Dreissena polymorpha isolate Duluth1 chromosome 7, UMN_Dpol_1.0, whole genome shotgun sequence genomic region, the following are encoded:
- the LOC127839526 gene encoding protein psiO-like translates to MNGNSDGAVEGFNDRALTFPPLMNGNSDGAVEGLNDRALTFPPLMNGNSDGAVEGYNDRALTFPPLMNGNSDCVVEGYNDRALTFPPLMNGNSDGAVEGYNDRALTFTPLMNSNSDGAVEGYNDRALTFPPLMNGNSDGAVEGYNDRALTFPPLMNGNSDGAVEGYNDRALTFPPLMNGNSDGAVEGYNDRALTVPPLMNGNSDGPLFFYKFSSLHSFQTTSLVGVLLLLLANEYTGVCEAADVSATVCTVAGTECSAITNSFCDDVSLKCKCVAYATESGATCTITACADVGTCTALDTNSECSGSTIGTDKCRCKTTHLMGNEGKCSKKCSQASDCTGDDANSECSGTTAGTDKCRCKTGYSLGSAGTCVLDVTSTVCTATGTECSSITNSRCDTTALKCKCGDVFMMTANTCKGTTCTAANTCTALDANSECTSSKCQCKTTHLMGYDGKCALKCSADATCTANDANSKCATDKCKCNTGYTMGIDGKCASGNSGAAALLVSMTMLFACFMARLL, encoded by the exons ATGAATGGCAATAGCGATGGTGCCGTTGAGGGTTTTAATGACAGGGCTCTCACTTTTCCCCCATTAATGAATGGCAATAGCGATGGTGCCGTTGAGGGTTTAAATGACAGGGCTCTCACTTTTCCCCCATTAATGAATGGCAATAGCGATGGTGCCGTTGAGGGTTATAATGACAGGGCTCTCACTTTTCCCCCATTAATGAATGGCAATAGCGATTGTGTCGTTGAGGGTTATAATGACAGGGCTCTCACTTTTCCCCCATTAATGAATGGCAATAGCGATGGTGCCGTTGAGGGTTATAATGACAGGGCTCTCACTTTTACCCCATTAATGAATAGCAATAGCGATGGTGCCGTTGAGGGTTATAATGACAGGGCTCTCACTTTTCCCCCATTAATGAATGGCAATAGCGATGGTGCCGTTGAGGGTTATAATGACAGGGCTCTCACTTTTCCCCCATTAATGAATGGCAATAGCGATGGTGCCGTTGAGGGTTATAATGACAGGGCTCTCACTTTTCCCCCATTAATGAATGGCAATAGCGATGGTGCCGTTGAAGGTTATAATGACAGGGCTCTCACTGTTCCCCCATTAATGAATGGCAATAGCGATGGTCCA ttgtttttttacaaattctcGTCTCTGCATTCTTTTCAGACTACGTCGCTTGTTGGTGTGCTCCTTCTATTGTTGGCAAATGAATACACAGGTGTATGTGAAGCCGCAG ATGTGTCGGCCACTGTCTGCACTGTAGCTGGGACAGAGTGTAGCGCAATCACAAACTCCTTCTGCGACGATGTGAGCCTGAAATGCAAATGTGTGGCTTATGCAACTGAGTCAGGTGCTACGTGTACAATCACGG CCTGCGCCGATGTCGGTACCTGCACCGCGTTAGACACCAACTCAGAGTGTTCTGGGTCGACCATAGGAACTGACAAATGCCGATGCAAGACAACGCATCTGATGGGAAACGAAGGAAAATGTTCAAAAA aATGTTCTCAAGCATCTGATTGTACCGGTGACGATGCCAACTCGGAATGTTCAGGAACCACCGCGGGCACTGACAAATGCAGGTGCAAGACAGGATATAGCCTTGGAAGCGCTGGAACTTGTGTCTTgg ATGTTACCTCCACAGTGTGCACCGCCACTGGTACCGAATGTAGCTCAATCACCAACTCCCGGTGTGACACAACAGCATTGAAGTGTAAATGTGGAGATGTATTCATGATGACTGCTAATACGTGCAAAGGCACTA CCTGCACCGCCGCAAATACATGCACCGCTTTAGACGCAAACTCGGAATGTACTTCAAGCAAATGCCAGTGCAAAACAACCCATCTGATGGGTTATGACGGAAAATGTGCTCTAA AATGTAGCGCTGACGCTACATGTACCGCTAACGATGCCAACTCGAAATGCGCCACTGACAAATGCAAATGCAACACTGGGTACACAATGGGGATTGATGGCAAATGCGCTTCCGGTAATTCCG gtGCTGCTGCTCTGCTGGTCTCCATGACAATGCTGTTTGCCTGCTTCATGGCAAGACTTCTATAA